The Polyodon spathula isolate WHYD16114869_AA chromosome 21, ASM1765450v1, whole genome shotgun sequence genome contains the following window.
AGAAGGGTGTAGAAACAGTAGTTATTTCCTGTACTCTGTTCTTTTAATAGTTCCCAGGTCCGCTAATGTCCGAAGAGTGCACCAGCTCTATTCCCCAATTAGTTCACTTTCCATCCTTAGTGTCTGTCAGTTTACTCAGCTCCGGGTTGTCACTCTCAGGTCTAGTTCCCAAAGCAAATACTGCCAACGTTTTCAGGAAGGGAGAGACAGCAGAGTGTGACAATAAAATTTGCATCAACTCCCACCCAGCCTCTCCCAGCTCTGGAACAGCAGTACGCTGCCACAGAGTGCTGGGAGGAGGAGGACGAGGCAAGGGTATTAAATGTTCATAACGCTCCGACAATTAAGAGCTTTCCGGGGAAGGGGCGAAAGTGcaggattgcaaaaaaaaaaaaaaagaacaaaaaaagttccTTTAGCACACCTTTTTCTTTGCTCGCCGCCCAAGATTATGGGTGGGTTTTTGActttctctattttattttaatctgattACACCACCCTGCAATTAGCCGGGCGGGAGAAACCTAACAAAAGCAAGTCTCTAGTGACACTTTCAATTGCTTTCAACATCAGAGAACCGGTAAAGTCACTTTTAAGTATagaaatgcaaattattttaaaaacgcAGCACCTTCTAAAGCTGCAGATAAAGTGAAAATAGAAAACCAGAAGATGGGTAGAATTTGGAGAGAAAAAATTCACAGAATTATTTGCAAGCACGTCAAGGTCTCCTCTGAAGGATCACCTTTGTTTAACGGATATTTCTTTAATATTAGAAGGGTGATATTGGCTCTGTACACGTGTCCTGCACAGCACTGTTATCCcttcctatgtgtgtgtgtcagaggagCAGCCCACAGCTCTCCAGCCGTTGACTGAATGTACGGCACAGAGGCTGATTCATTAGTGAGACCGCTCCAGAGCTGTCAATACTACAGCGTGACGTTTGTAAAAACATCCTTCTGTGAGACAGAGGGCACAGTAAATGGAACTGATGTGAGGGTCACAGTAATCTAGTCAATCACATTATCGACCTCTGCAGGTTTTTATTGCTTAGCCTTTGCTGTTACttgctttatatatttaaatatttaactgcttGCAGTATATGGCCAAACTCACATCCTGCCCTGTGGATATATCATAGAGATCTGAGCATGCAACTTTCACAAGCATGCAAACTGCAGTGCAGGGAGAAATCTTCAAATATTCAAACGCTGCTTGAAATGGATTCGGTGCCAAAAATGCCCATCCTCATATTgatggctgtaaaaaaaaagatatgaggcaaaggaaaccaatgcttaaataatgtctgaaataaataacacatctgCATTGCTGTACAGATAGACAGTGTTAATGTCCTTCTGTGAAAAATCCATTGGGCAAAACGATTTCCTTTCACTTGGATAATTAGGGCACGCTCTTTCTGAATACTCTCTGGTGCTAGTATAGCTCCTGATCTGGTTCCAATATAATAatgatgacaataataataataataataataataataataataatatataataataatattattattattattattattattattattattattattattatattattattattatcctgtgAAAGCTGCTTAACCCTAGAAATCCACTCTCAGACAATATGCATTAGATGAGCAGAGACAAGCAAAATGAAAGAgctgtctcttttttttcatcTGCAATGCCTCAGGGGAGTGAGGCTGCTAGAAATGTCCTGTGCAGCTCCCATTAAAAACAACAGAGGATCTCATGCCTGTGTATGAATGACAGACACACACTACACCCGTATTTCACGAATGTACATTAGACTGGCTTCACATTGTAGCTGTTTAGCTTATTCCCTTCGGGGGGTTGTTTTGGTACATTTAGACTAACTAATGTAGTAATTTAGCTTTCTTGTATCTGTGTTTACTTGTATTTCTTCTATCTTGTattcttgtatttgtgtttactTGTATTTCTTGGATCTTGTattcttgtatttgtgtttacttgtatttcttgtatcttgtattcttgtatttgtgtttactTGTATTTCTTCTATCTTGTattcttgtatttgtgtttacttgtatttcttgtatcttgtattcttgtatttgtatttacttgtatttcttctatcttgtattcttgtatttgtgtttactTGTATTTCTTGGATCTTGTattcttgtatttgtgtttacttgtatttcttgtatcttgtattcttgtatttgtatttacttgtATTTCTTGGATCTTGtattcttgtatttgtatttatttgtatttcttctatcttgtattcttgtatttgtgtttactTGTATTTCTTGTATCTCGTATTCTtgtatctgtgtttatttgtatttcatggatcttgtattcttgtatttcttgtaaaataACCCGCTCCACCAGGTTTCTGTATGCTATTGACGGAGCTTTAagggtgttttctttattttcattttgtattctcttaggttaaacagagctttgaaaaatgagaataaactaataaaccccACTTAAAAACAATGGGAAAAGGATTTCATGAACAACAAACTTCCTTTagttaataaatcaaaatgtgcattaaaaaaataaataaaagcccttAAGAAAACATTCCTAAAAACAGTCCTGAAAGCTTTGTGAAGATGACCCGTTTTCTGTGggttttttaaaactttcttatactttttactgtgctttacaaggCAAGCTTGGCTATGTACTTtgcattaaattgcattttttattatgtttacctAAGCACAGTTTATTTGTGAAGATTCGCATGActtagtgtttaaagttaaagggTGTCCATGCAGTCAGTGTCCTTTaccacagtttgtttttcttgaagATTCAGAGGGAGCCTGCTGCTGGCTCTTTTCCCGGTTAATATGTGTGCTTACCCCCCTGTACATACTACAGGGCAGTCCTGCTTTAGGGTTCAGGACTGGGATACTACATTCTGACACCACCTGCTTCATTATTTATCATGCCACCGTCTTTTCATCTTCACTTCTTCTTAATTGTGGCCCCTGGCGACGCATTATTTGGAAAGAGGATACCCTTGTGTTTTCACAGCTCCTTGTGAAGTGATTGACATTGGATCCCAGAGTCGGGTGTCAGAGTGACGCAGTACCTTCTCCCTATAGCAGGCTCGCCACAGCCAGCGATAAAGTTAGCCCTCAAAAAGCGACAAAGTGTGTAGTCGGTGTCACTCTGACGCAAGCAAATCATTTTATTGTCGTGTCTGGTGTCACAGGGAAGCATAGCAGCGCAAATGCTGCCTATAAATATAACTGCTAGTTGCACTTGCACAGCCCGGGCTTGCTATTTAAAACCAAACTGAACCAAACTGGTCCATTAAGGGTCTCTTATTCTCTCCTCCCTTTTCGTACAATTTGCAAAACTTGCTTTGCAAGCAGAACTCAGCAGGCATGATTGTAATGCTTACTGTTCAGTGTGTTATTGGATTCAACGGGACACCTTGCAAAACAGCGTGCGGTAAAATCTCAACTTGCAAACCATGCTAATTGACAGATTTCCCCATTGTTTGTCTTTGGGGAATGGAACAAGATTTCATAATAATGGAACACCTGGTTATATTTTGTATCTCATGgcgtctattttaatgatctaaacagtaacGGATCTTGATACTGCTGACCTTTAACTACAAATAGTAATCCTGCTGTTGATTTATTGACCCTCTTACTTGCATCacaatgcaatataaaaacacacaaggaAAGAGGTCTGTCTGGGAGCAGCTCCACTGATTAAAGGGTGTGGAATGAACATCAGACATCAGGAGAGATACAAGTACAATAGAAAAGATACATATGTAACCATGTATTTGTACTTTAATTTATGCAATATGATTCAGACTCAACATAACATTACAATTAGTATACAATTAAGATCAATTAGGAAGATGCACAGTAATTAGTAGGGATGTGTGACATTTAAGGTTTCTCCTTGAAATTTTAAAAGACCTCCGATCAAAATAAGACATTTAATTCAAGTGAACGATAGCTAATGATTGGCCTTCTATCAGTTTCCTCTACTTTTGCTTTCTCAGAATGCCTCTAGCTATTCTTTTAATCATAATTATTCAGATGTTTACTTAATTCTTTAATCAGCAAAGAAGAATTAAATTGTTTGGATTTCTGGTCTACCTCGGTCTCTCTTTTGTGTTAGTGCTGCACagttgagatgtacctgtgctgtaACCCAGGTACGAACATGTGTTCAGGCATAAGCTTAGGatcctttttatttgatttatttatgtatttatttatttcttaagttaTTTGAGCTGTCAGATTTGAAAAGTGGCGTTAGGTAACAGCTTGGTGATGGCAGAGGGGCGCTGGCAGTGACTGGCTGTCCGTTGGGAAAGGAGCACCCCTTCCCTAAAGCTCCAGCAGCACTTGAATTATTTGGATTATTTCAGAGGAAATGAAACACTTACAATGTAACTACAAAGGCATCAAAAGTGCTACGTTGGAATCCTTTAAAGTTATTGTACAGTAAAAACATCCATAATCTGATCTACATTCTCTGATATTGGCTGAAGTAATTGATGATACATACAAGATAAAGTTTGCTCCCTATATCTATCGAAGTAATATATTTCAGTACCACATTTCAGTTATTCATGAGAATATGCAAACAATGCTACAAGTGAGTAAAAACGAGCAGTCACAACTTCGAGGAGACATGCTGTAAAGAACCCCGTCCCCACATGTTCAGTGAACCCAGCGTTCCAGCGATTCATGTAATCATCACTCCAGACCAGCACATCCCAGCAGGTGCAGCaataaatgaatgcaaaacaTTGTCCTGCACTCCAGTCCATGTCCACGCGTCTTCATTCTGATACATTCTCATACATTTACGTTGGGCGCTTTCCAAGCCATCCATATGTTGGCAatttatttcagaattttaaaaaactcataaaagcacaataaaaggaGGTCCTCTGTGGGGCTGAATGCTTTTAGCTGCAATCTGGAAGAACAAAAGATATTTCTGAAAACCCTCTACCGGCTTTCATGGGATTGGATGAACAATCTGCAAACTGTACTTCCAAGAATCCTGGAAACTGCACGGAAGTGCAGCTGGAGCCATGCTGTGCATCGCCTGACTGACCTCACAAACTCAATAGTGGTCTTCAGTCCTccccactccctccctcctccctcaatCAATTCCCTGCTACACACCACTGATTTTAAGCAAAGCTGCTTCTCTGGCTTGCCATTAAAGCTGTctggctctctctcctctggtCTCTCTTTCTCATCTGCCTGATCTTCCAGCACAAAGCGCTGGAGGCCAGCAGGAGGAGTCCAGTGGACAGGAGGACAAGCCCGATGACCGAGATGATAGATCCGTGTGAATTGAAGCTGTAGGCCACAGCAGTGACCACGATCCCGGCTATGAGAATGACCACCCCAAAGGGCACAGTGCACCGATAGCAAGAGAGCTCGGCGCCACCAGTGGCAGCGGTCAGCTGGACTTCATTGACCAGGGGGACGTTGGTGACCAAGCAGTCGTTGTTATTAGTCTTTTCCATTCCTAGTCTTTCTGGATCCTTTTGAATTCTCATGATGTCTTTATTAGATTCTTCTGGCATGGCTACGCTCAGAGCTCTGCGCTTTGACTATAGATCCGAGGGGCGGGTCTCTACATGCGGTGCTCCAGGTCTCTCTTCTGCGCGTGTTCAgagctgtgcaaaaacaaaactcattatTCTCAGCTGGCCAACCAGATGGGTTATTAACACATTGCCAATGCATTAGCTGTCTGCAAATTTCTCAGTGTGCTACACTATCTGGGGATAATACACTCCATGaaagattttaaatgatgtagtATTATGCgttcatatatgtgtgtgtgtgtgtgtaagcaagtGTAGTCCACCTGACAATCAGTTTAAATAATTCAGTGTAGGAATGAAATATGAATTAGGAACATGCTGCAGAAGGCATATCAATAAAACCAAACTGATAGGTATGGACTGAAGAGGACTTGATGAGTCTGGAACGTGCAGCGTTCCTGTGTCCTGTGCCACTGCATAAATGCATTCTACAGAGCTGTCAAGAGTTAGTCAGCCGTGTCCACTGTACATAATTAACGTGGATACACAGTTTTGCCTTTCACTGtcgtatttaagtatttattccgatttaaatttataataaattGGAGTTGTTGACgtgtaaccattaaaaaaaaatgttttggcaaTCAGAAAAAACGACGCTAATTTAATGTCATACATAACAATATCGTCACACGGTATATTTTAGTATatagcaattt
Protein-coding sequences here:
- the LOC121295970 gene encoding transmembrane protein 100-like, with protein sequence MPEESNKDIMRIQKDPERLGMEKTNNNDCLVTNVPLVNEVQLTAATGGAELSCYRCTVPFGVVILIAGIVVTAVAYSFNSHGSIISVIGLVLLSTGLLLLASSALCWKIRQMRKRDQRRESQTALMASQRSSFA